In [Limnothrix rosea] IAM M-220, the genomic window GCGCAGCAAAAAATTCTCAAACCGGAACAGTGACGGATAATCGCAAAATTTACAATATCGAAAAAATTGATCAAGCTGAGTTCAGTTAATATTGTAAAAAATCCCCCTCCTTGGAGGGGTTAGGGGTGGGTTCTCCGAGGATTTCGTAATAACTTTTTCTAATTAGGATTAGGGTAAACATGAAGCGACAAATTATTCCTTACAAACCACATCTCAAAGATTGGAGGGGTTAGGGGTAGGTTCTCCGAGGATTTCGTAATAACTTTTTCTAATTAGGATTAGGGTAAACATAAAGCGACAAATTATTCCTTACAAACCACATCTCAAAGAGTTGGCAAAAAAGCTTCGCAACAGCATGACTCCCGGCGAAATTGCTGTATGGCAAATGATTAAAGGGAAAAAACTAATGGGGTATGATTTTGACCGTCAGCGTCCCATTGATGAATTTATTGTTGATTTCTATTGCAAGGATTTAATGTTAGCGATTGAAATTGATGGGTTTAGCCATGATTCTTTAGAGGCTCAGCTCAAGGATGAGTATCGGCAAAAAACTTTGGAGTCTTTTGGCATTCATTTTTTACGTTTCTCGGAGTCTGATGCGAAAAATCATTCTAAAAGCGTTGTCGAAGCAATACAGAATTGGATCATGGTATATATTTCTTCTTCTAAAATTTAAAAGTGATTGTTTGTAGGTTGCATAACTGATCGAAACCCCTTCCGGCTTCGCCACCTTCCCCAAGGAAGGATTGATTTTAGATTCGTTTATTTGGACACAGGCAGTGACGGCAGAGAAAATCTACAACATCGGCAATATTGAGAATGCGACTTTTCTGAATCAATCGCTGGATTATCAGAATCTCAAACAACGCATCGACGAAAAACGAGAATATCTAGAATTTCTACAGGCGAAAGGCGACACCGCAAAAGCCATCAAAGCCGATGGGGAACTGCAACAACTCCTCAAAGAACTGGAACAACTTAAAGACTCAGTCTTTCGGCTATACGAAACCTTCACGAAAATCGAGATTAATACCGAACGACTACGGCAGGCAAAAACATATTTTGAGCTGGGGCAATTTCGGGAGGCAGATGCAATCCTCAAAGCGGAGGACATTAATGCCGACCTCGACAAACTCCTCGACCGGGAACAGCAACTCGCACAAGAACAAACGCAGATTCAGGCGAGTAAAACACAGATTGCCGATGAGTTTCTGATTAAGGCGCGGCTGTGGGCGACTTTCTACGATGAAAAAGATTGGTTTGAGCGGGTCTGTGAATACTTCGACGGCGCACTCAGGGCAACTAAAACCACAGAGATTTTGTTTGAATATGCCGTCTTTCTGCAAAAACACAATCAATTTAAAAAGGCTCTCCCCCTCTACGAAGAAGCCCTTGAGATAAGGAGGCAATTAGCGGCAACCAATCCCCAGTCCTTTCTGCCCGATGTGGCGATGACCCTCAACAATTTGGCGATTTTGCACAAAGCATTGAACGAATATGAAACGGCCTTAGGGGAGTACGAAGAAGCCCTTGAGATATACCGGCAATTAGCGGCAACCAATCCCCAGTCCTTTCTGCCCGATGTGGCGATGACCCTCAACAATTTGGCGGTTTTGCACAGCGATCGCAACGAATATGAAACGGCCTTAGGGGAGTACGAAGAAGCCCTTGAGATATACCGGCAATTAGCGGCAACCAATCCCCAGTCCTTTCTGCCTTACGTTGCAGGAACCCTCAACAATTTGGCGGTTTTGCACAAAGCATTGAACGAATATGAAACGGCCTTAGGGGAGTACGAAGAAGCCCTTGAGATATACCGGCAATTAGCGGCAACCAATCCCCAGTCCTTTCTGCCCTACGTTGCAGGAACCCTCAACAATTTGGCGGTTTTGCACAGCGATCGCAACGAATATGAAACGGCCTTAGGGGAGTACGAAGAAGCCCTTGAGATATACCGGCAATTAGCGGCAACCAATCCCCAGTCCTTTCTGCCCTACGTTGCAGGAACCCTCAACAATTTGGGGCTTTTGCACAAAGCATTGAACGAATATGAAACGGCCTTAGGGGAGTACGAAGAAGCCCTTGAGATATACCGGCAATTAGCGGCAACCAATCCCCAGTCCTTTCTGCCCTACGTTGCTACGACCCTCAACAATTTGGCGGTTTTGCACAGCGATCGCAACGAATATGAAACGGCCTTAGGGGAGTACGAAGAAGCCCTTGAGATAAGGAGGCAATTAGCGGCAACCAATCCCCAGTCCTTTCTGCCCGATGTGGCGATGACTGCGATTAATCTCAGTATTTTTTATCTTCAGGCTGTTGGCGATCAGAAAAAATCTATCGCCCTTGCTCAAGAATGCATTGAAATCGCAAGAGATTTTTCTTTTATTCCAATTGTTCAGCAATATGCCGCCGCTGCTCAACAGGTTCTCGATGCATGGGAGCAAACTTAAGATCCTTTAAGCTTTTTCAAAATTGGAATTGAACGCCACTGCTCCGGTTTGATTTTGTCCCAGTCTAAGCCCTGCGGTTGTGGGTGACTATGATTTGTCGCAATTGCCCGTTCCGGCGTGCACACCCAATCCAATGACCAATCATGGGATTCTAGCGGCAATACTTTCGACGACACCAATTGTTCCGCGTGAATGGTGGTGGCAATCTGCATCTCATCTTTAATCAACCCAAAATGTTGTAACATCGCCAGTTCGAGATCCGCAAACCCTGCCCCTTTTCCGGTACGTCCCCCAGCCTTACTCGCCGCGACACAACCCACGATCGCCAAATCCAGAGGCCTCATTTCCGTAAAACTTACCGGACGACCAAGCTGTAAAAATACTTTTTTTTGGGATGCCACCGCAAAACTAAGACCCCGCTCTAAAACCCATTCCCGTCGTAACACCACAAAACAATGGTCATCCACTAAACGGGGCACAGCCATATAAACCAGTTTGCCATCCTCTAGAGCCGCTGCCCTGACGGGAGCTTGGGGTTGATCCGGATTACATTTGACCACGCGAGCCTTGCGCCACATCTCTAACTGCCGCAACTGCGCCGCCGCCTGCTTTGCCCCCAGAAAATTTGGGATATGACCACGGGGATCAATCTGTACAGCCTTCTCCGCGACCAAACGCTGCCATATTTTTTGTCGGAGTATTTCCTTTGGTGGGCAGTACTGCGACCAAGGATTTTGAGACATTTTTCTCACCCAAATTACTTTTGAGTTGTGGCCACATCACGGGTACGCCATAGCTGCCAGCCAATTGTCCCCAACAGCACCGATGTCCCCGCAATGACAATTTCGCCCCTTGCTAGGCCGGCGATCGCCAACGCAAAGCTCCCAGACCAAAGGGTGAGGAGATAGATAAAAATCACGGCTGTTTTTTGGGAAAAACCGGCACTGAGTAAACGATGGTGTAAGTGACGTTTGTCCGGTTTGAAAGGAGACACACCATCCCCTAAGCGCGCAAAGACAACCACCGTCATATCTAGCACCGGCACCAGCAAAATAATATAGGGCAACATTACCGCTCGCGCCGTCGGCTCCCCCGATAACCCAAGGGTTGCCAAGCCCGCCAAAATAAAGCCAATAAAATAAGACCCGCCATCGCCCATAAACAGTTGAGCTGGATTGAAGTTGTATCGCAAAAACCCAATGGCTGCACCAGCTAAGGCGATCGCCAAAATTGCCACCGAAGGTTCACCAACCACCAACATCACCACAAAAAATAAAGTACTCGTAATGCTAGTCACCCCGGCAGCAAGACCATCAAGGCCATCAATCCAGTTAATGGCATTCACCATCCCCACCAGCCAAATGAGGGTAAACGGCAAACTTAAAAGACCAACGGAAAAAGCCGAGCCAAAAGGCAGCGCCAAATAGTCGATACGAACCCCAAAATACCAAGTGATCGCCGCCACAATAAATTGTAAAATTAGCCGAGAAATCGCACTCAGCTCGAACAAATCATCCAGTAAGCCAATGGCAAAAAAGGCGATCGCCCCAATGAGTAAAGCGAGTAAGGGAACATCGCCCCTCAAATTAATACCAGACTGCAACAATCCGTAGGCGATCGCGGCGATCGTGCCAGTAAAAATAGCAGTACCACCCAAACGCACCATCGGCTCACTATGCACCTTCCGTTCGTCAGGTTCATCAAACAGACCACTCTGCAACCCAACGGTTTTGACAATTGGCGTTAAAACTAAAACAAGACTAAAGGAAATCAGAAAAATAATCGGGTAAAAAAGTTCCGTTGGCATTGGCTTGTAAACGGTAATAAAAATCAGTTCAGTCAAAGAAAAAGCTTAGGCCTCTTTACTTCATTAAACCTAAGCTCTCCGTATTTGTAGAAAATTAATTTTGACAAAATTTAGTTAACTAAACTGCCGTGGCAACGGGCATCTGAAGATGGGGATACAGCGGGAACTTCTCACACAGATCAGCCACTCGTCCGAGACAATCTTGCTTAATCGCTTCATCCTCAGGGTTTAGCAGGCGATCGGCGATGATATTTGCAATCTCTGCAAAGTCTGCCTCAAGCAACCCACGGGTAGTCATAGCCGGGGAACCAAGACGGATACCGCTACCAATCCAAGGCTTCTCAGGATCAAAGGGAACAGTATTTTTGTTAGCTGTGATGTTAATCGCGCTAATCAGCTGGTCAGCACGCTTACCATTCATACCAATGGAACGCATATCCACGAGCATTAAGTGGTTGTCAGTACCATCAGAAACCAACTTAAAACCCCGGCTAACCAACGTTTTCGCCATCGCTTGGGCATTCGCAATCACCTGAGCTGAATAAGCCTTAAACTCCGGCTTGAGGGCTTCACCAAAAGCAACCGCTTTACCCGCAATCACATGCTCTAGGGGGCCACCTTGGGTTCCGGGGAACACAGCTTTGTCAAATTTCTTACCGAGGTCAGCATCGCGGGTCATGATCAAACCGCCACGGGGGCCACGCAATGTTTTGTGAGTTGTTGTCGTCACCACATCACAGTGGGGCAAAGGATTAGGGTGATGCCCAGTGGCAACCAGACCAGCAATGTGAGCAATGTCCGCCATCAGATACGCGCCAATCTCGTCGGCGATCGCCCGGAACTTTTCAAACTCAATAATGCGAGGATAAGCAGAATAGCCACAAATGATCATCTTGGGCTTTTCACGGAGGGCAATCTCACGGATTTCGTCATAGTCCAACCGCTCAGTTTCCTTATTTACGCCATACTGAACCACCTCAAACCACTTACCCGAAACATTCACTGGTGAACCGTGGGTCAAATGACCACCATGGGATAAATCCATCCCCATAATCTTGTCGCCCGGCTCCAGCAGCGTTAGAAATACCGCGAAATTCGCCTGAGCACCAGAGTGGGGCTGCACATTGGCGTGGGCTGCACCAAACAGCTCCTTGACACGGTCAATGGCAACTTGCTCAACCTGATCCACAAACTCACAACCGCCGTAGTAGCGTTTCTTTGGTAAACCCTCTGCATACTTATTCGTTAAAACAGAGCCTTGGGCAGCCATTACCGCTGGAGACGTAAAATTCTCGCTAGCAATCAGTTCTAAATGCACCCGTTGGCGATTGAGTTCACTGGCAATCATGCCGGCAACGAGGTCATCGGTTTGCGCCAAAAAATCAAGGTTGGTATGAGTCACAGTTAAAGTCTTCCTTATTTCGCAGTATCAGTAGAACGTGAGGAGAGTAGACGGCTATTTCACGATCAGCAGCTAAAATTTTAGCAAATCTTTTTCACCAAAACTCTCATCATAAAGTCTTCAGGGTTTCAATGTGTCACACAATTGACCGATTTTCCAAGCGTTCGCACTACAATAAAGGCAGAGATATGCTGCGAAACCGCTCTGGGAGGAAGTTTTATGCTAGTCATCCTAACCGAGGGACAAGTTTTACCTACAGACCAAGTTTGTCA contains:
- a CDS encoding endonuclease domain-containing protein, whose translation is MAKKLRNSMTPGEIAVWQMIKGKKLMGYDFDRQRPIDEFIVDFYCKDLMLAIEIDGFSHDSLEAQLKDEYRQKTLESFGIHFLRFSESDAKNHSKSVVEAIQNWIMVYISSSKI
- the glyA gene encoding serine hydroxymethyltransferase, whose translation is MTHTNLDFLAQTDDLVAGMIASELNRQRVHLELIASENFTSPAVMAAQGSVLTNKYAEGLPKKRYYGGCEFVDQVEQVAIDRVKELFGAAHANVQPHSGAQANFAVFLTLLEPGDKIMGMDLSHGGHLTHGSPVNVSGKWFEVVQYGVNKETERLDYDEIREIALREKPKMIICGYSAYPRIIEFEKFRAIADEIGAYLMADIAHIAGLVATGHHPNPLPHCDVVTTTTHKTLRGPRGGLIMTRDADLGKKFDKAVFPGTQGGPLEHVIAGKAVAFGEALKPEFKAYSAQVIANAQAMAKTLVSRGFKLVSDGTDNHLMLVDMRSIGMNGKRADQLISAINITANKNTVPFDPEKPWIGSGIRLGSPAMTTRGLLEADFAEIANIIADRLLNPEDEAIKQDCLGRVADLCEKFPLYPHLQMPVATAV
- a CDS encoding 5-formyltetrahydrofolate cyclo-ligase, producing MSQNPWSQYCPPKEILRQKIWQRLVAEKAVQIDPRGHIPNFLGAKQAAAQLRQLEMWRKARVVKCNPDQPQAPVRAAALEDGKLVYMAVPRLVDDHCFVVLRREWVLERGLSFAVASQKKVFLQLGRPVSFTEMRPLDLAIVGCVAASKAGGRTGKGAGFADLELAMLQHFGLIKDEMQIATTIHAEQLVSSKVLPLESHDWSLDWVCTPERAIATNHSHPQPQGLDWDKIKPEQWRSIPILKKLKGS
- a CDS encoding tetratricopeptide repeat protein; this encodes MILDSFIWTQAVTAEKIYNIGNIENATFLNQSLDYQNLKQRIDEKREYLEFLQAKGDTAKAIKADGELQQLLKELEQLKDSVFRLYETFTKIEINTERLRQAKTYFELGQFREADAILKAEDINADLDKLLDREQQLAQEQTQIQASKTQIADEFLIKARLWATFYDEKDWFERVCEYFDGALRATKTTEILFEYAVFLQKHNQFKKALPLYEEALEIRRQLAATNPQSFLPDVAMTLNNLAILHKALNEYETALGEYEEALEIYRQLAATNPQSFLPDVAMTLNNLAVLHSDRNEYETALGEYEEALEIYRQLAATNPQSFLPYVAGTLNNLAVLHKALNEYETALGEYEEALEIYRQLAATNPQSFLPYVAGTLNNLAVLHSDRNEYETALGEYEEALEIYRQLAATNPQSFLPYVAGTLNNLGLLHKALNEYETALGEYEEALEIYRQLAATNPQSFLPYVATTLNNLAVLHSDRNEYETALGEYEEALEIRRQLAATNPQSFLPDVAMTAINLSIFYLQAVGDQKKSIALAQECIEIARDFSFIPIVQQYAAAAQQVLDAWEQT
- a CDS encoding glycosyltransferase family 4 protein, producing the protein MPTELFYPIIFLISFSLVLVLTPIVKTVGLQSGLFDEPDERKVHSEPMVRLGGTAIFTGTIAAIAYGLLQSGINLRGDVPLLALLIGAIAFFAIGLLDDLFELSAISRLILQFIVAAITWYFGVRIDYLALPFGSAFSVGLLSLPFTLIWLVGMVNAINWIDGLDGLAAGVTSITSTLFFVVMLVVGEPSVAILAIALAGAAIGFLRYNFNPAQLFMGDGGSYFIGFILAGLATLGLSGEPTARAVMLPYIILLVPVLDMTVVVFARLGDGVSPFKPDKRHLHHRLLSAGFSQKTAVIFIYLLTLWSGSFALAIAGLARGEIVIAGTSVLLGTIGWQLWRTRDVATTQK